One Candidatus Saccharibacteria bacterium RAAC3_TM7_1 genomic region harbors:
- a CDS encoding hypothetical protein (RAAC3_TM7_1_598), producing MAKPLLLIDFDRTLFDTAAFVDELWEYLARSYHIAIPEEQARVTQFYQYIGEQYDYYFFDHMASISGVPPAEVLVHEVKEAFRDKNFLFSDVNAILPAVDAILTIGNQPYQEFKLSLCPLLATIPHHIVQATKGLYITQTFGLQPTVLIDDKQQQNLPASTTFIHLDRSQSEPVIRKEGKISIASLQYYQQALA from the coding sequence TTGGCTAAGCCACTGCTCCTCATCGACTTTGACCGTACGCTGTTTGATACGGCGGCCTTTGTCGATGAGCTCTGGGAATATCTGGCTCGAAGCTATCATATCGCTATCCCCGAGGAGCAAGCTCGTGTCACACAGTTCTATCAATATATCGGCGAGCAATACGACTATTATTTCTTCGACCATATGGCATCAATCAGTGGCGTACCACCAGCCGAGGTACTTGTCCATGAGGTGAAGGAAGCGTTTAGAGACAAGAATTTCCTCTTTAGTGATGTCAATGCTATTTTGCCCGCTGTCGACGCGATCCTTACCATCGGCAACCAGCCGTACCAGGAGTTCAAGCTGTCACTTTGCCCGTTACTTGCTACCATTCCCCATCACATTGTGCAAGCCACCAAAGGCTTATATATAACTCAGACATTCGGCCTCCAGCCGACAGTACTCATCGATGATAAACAGCAGCAGAACTTACCGGCGTCTACAACCTTCATTCATCTCGACCGTTCACAATCGGAGCCTGTCATCCGTAAAGAGGGAAAGATAAGCATTGCATCGCTGCAGTATTACCAGCAAGCACTTGCATAA
- a CDS encoding hypothetical protein (RAAC3_TM7_1_599): MKKSQKTSRTSQARASKGMMAWVQTERDFKDALLIVSLTINLFILCLWAALQVTTNYDDALVSFFFNR; this comes from the coding sequence ATGAAAAAATCACAGAAAACTTCACGTACAAGCCAGGCAAGGGCGTCAAAGGGGATGATGGCTTGGGTGCAGACGGAGCGTGACTTCAAGGACGCGCTTCTGATCGTCTCACTCACGATCAATCTCTTTATCCTCTGCCTGTGGGCGGCATTGCAGGTTACCACAAATTACGACGATGCTTTGGTCAGCTTCTTTTTTAACCGCTAG
- a CDS encoding beta-glucosidase (RAAC3_TM7_1_596), translating into MAESKIRFPKNFLWGASTAAHQVEGGNHNQWSIWELEHARAWAMQSEYQLGELEKWPLIKQDAKDPNNYVSGRAIDHYHRYESDFDLLEELNMNAFRFSIEWSRVEPTEGAWNIEAIEHYKRYVRSLKERKIEPVLTLFHFTLPVWFAEKGGFEYRRNVKYFVRFVEKVLTELGNDIRLIITINEPEVYASQSYYQGHWPPARQSKRLTHRVLKNLAYAHNQTARMTHKLHPRYKLSIAKNSSYTYAGDNALLSRKTADAMQYFSDDYFLKKVIDQCDFLGVNYYFSNRVYGYRVHNPEEHVSDMGWDMQPANLEFVVERLWEKYKKPIIITENGLADADDELRKWWLQHTLLALQRALQSGVRIQGYLHWSLLDNVEWAYGRWPRFGLAEVDYISMKRTLRPSAHWFGQMIAKLRKGSQ; encoded by the coding sequence ATGGCGGAGTCAAAAATCCGGTTTCCTAAAAATTTTTTATGGGGTGCATCGACTGCTGCGCATCAAGTTGAGGGCGGCAACCACAATCAATGGAGCATCTGGGAGCTGGAGCATGCCCGGGCGTGGGCGATGCAGAGCGAATATCAGCTTGGTGAACTTGAGAAGTGGCCTCTGATCAAACAAGACGCCAAGGATCCAAATAACTACGTATCCGGCCGCGCGATAGACCACTACCATCGGTACGAGTCGGATTTTGACCTGCTCGAAGAGCTCAACATGAATGCCTTTCGCTTTAGTATCGAGTGGTCTCGAGTGGAGCCAACCGAAGGCGCATGGAATATCGAAGCGATCGAACACTATAAACGATATGTGCGCAGCCTAAAGGAGCGCAAGATCGAGCCAGTACTGACATTGTTTCACTTTACTTTGCCGGTATGGTTCGCCGAAAAAGGTGGCTTTGAGTATCGGCGGAACGTGAAATATTTTGTTCGCTTTGTTGAGAAAGTATTAACAGAACTCGGAAACGATATTCGACTTATCATCACAATCAATGAGCCGGAAGTGTATGCTAGCCAAAGTTACTATCAAGGACATTGGCCACCAGCTCGGCAGAGCAAGCGCCTGACTCATCGAGTGTTAAAAAACCTGGCCTATGCGCATAACCAGACGGCACGGATGACGCATAAGCTGCACCCCAGGTACAAGCTGTCGATTGCCAAGAATTCGAGCTATACCTATGCCGGTGATAATGCCTTGCTGAGTCGCAAAACAGCCGACGCTATGCAGTATTTTAGTGATGATTATTTTTTGAAAAAGGTTATCGACCAGTGTGACTTTCTCGGGGTAAACTATTATTTCAGCAACCGTGTATACGGCTATCGGGTACATAATCCCGAAGAACATGTAAGCGACATGGGGTGGGATATGCAACCGGCTAACTTGGAATTTGTTGTGGAACGCCTCTGGGAAAAGTACAAAAAACCGATTATCATTACCGAGAATGGATTGGCTGATGCGGATGACGAGCTGCGAAAATGGTGGCTACAGCATACGTTGCTCGCTCTGCAGCGAGCTCTGCAAAGCGGAGTCAGAATACAAGGCTACTTGCACTGGAGTTTACTCGACAATGTAGAATGGGCGTATGGCCGCTGGCCGCGGTTTGGTCTCGCCGAAGTTGACTATATAAGCATGAAACGGACGCTACGTCCCAGCGCGCACTGGTTCGGTCAGATGATAGCAAAATTACGAAAGGGGAGCCAGTAA
- a CDS encoding hypothetical protein (RAAC3_TM7_1_597), with protein sequence MDKVGIKIAVIGGGTGSFTLLTQLKHYTHHLTALVNMADDGGSTGQLRDEFGVLPPGDVRQCLVALSESPRVRDLFNYRFDSGSMEGHAFGNLFLTALEKMTGSFAEAVETASEVLNITGSVHPVTLDKVTLVLHLKEGKTIEGEFAIAHVNFAGDTHPELELRPHATLNPAARAAILDADMVVIAPGNIYGSLAPALIVSGMSEALQQAKGKKVYVCNLVTKPGQTDNFQVHDFAGEIERFGGFKLDYVLYNNAKPSEYLLKRYAEENEYWVGYDEALLARQSYETIGGHFVSNTRQKQPPKGDSIAATRTLIRHDADAVARQLMRIYLG encoded by the coding sequence ATGGACAAAGTCGGCATCAAGATCGCAGTCATCGGCGGCGGAACAGGGAGCTTTACATTGCTCACGCAACTCAAGCACTACACGCATCACCTTACGGCACTCGTAAATATGGCGGACGATGGTGGTTCAACCGGTCAGCTGCGCGACGAATTTGGCGTATTGCCGCCTGGCGATGTCCGTCAGTGTTTGGTGGCGCTCAGTGAATCACCGCGCGTCCGTGACTTGTTTAATTATCGTTTTGATAGCGGTAGCATGGAAGGCCATGCTTTTGGCAACCTCTTCCTAACGGCGCTAGAAAAGATGACGGGCAGTTTTGCCGAAGCGGTCGAAACAGCTTCTGAGGTTCTCAACATTACCGGCAGCGTACACCCGGTGACGCTCGATAAGGTAACCCTAGTATTGCACCTCAAGGAAGGCAAAACGATTGAGGGAGAATTTGCTATCGCGCATGTCAACTTTGCTGGCGATACCCACCCAGAGCTCGAATTGCGGCCTCATGCCACGCTCAATCCGGCGGCGCGTGCAGCAATTCTTGATGCTGACATGGTGGTGATCGCGCCAGGTAATATCTACGGTTCACTTGCTCCGGCCTTGATCGTGTCTGGTATGAGTGAAGCACTACAGCAAGCCAAGGGAAAAAAGGTCTATGTCTGCAACCTCGTTACCAAACCGGGGCAGACTGACAACTTTCAAGTACATGACTTTGCTGGTGAAATTGAACGCTTTGGAGGATTTAAGCTTGATTATGTTCTCTACAACAATGCGAAACCATCGGAATATCTACTCAAGCGCTACGCGGAAGAGAATGAATACTGGGTTGGCTATGACGAAGCACTCCTTGCTCGACAGTCCTATGAGACGATTGGTGGTCATTTCGTGTCGAATACACGGCAGAAACAACCACCTAAAGGCGATTCCATCGCCGCGACGCGTACCCTGATTCGGCACGATGCCGATGCCGTTGCTCGCCAACTGATGAGGATTTACCTTGGCTAA